Part of the Candidatus Cloacimonadota bacterium genome, TTCAGAATGCTGCGTTTTTGCTTCAGCAAAATATCAAATTGTTAATTGTTGCCTGCAACACATCCTCAGCTTTTGCACTTGATAAGCTCCGAGAGCAATTTGAAATTCCGATTATCGGTGTGATAGAACCAGGTGCAAAAACAGCACTTTCCGTTACAAAGAATAATAGAATCGGCGTAATTGGGACAGAAGGAACAATCAAAAGTCTGGCATATCAGAAAGAGCTGCGCAAACAAAACCCGGATTGTAAAGTGTTTGCTAAACCCACTCCCTTGCTTGTCCCCCTTGTTGAAGAAAATTGGATTGACCACTCTGTAACAAAACAAGTAATTGCCGAATATTTGGACGAATTGCTTCGCTTGGACATTGACACTCTCATTATGGGTTGCACCCATTATCCGGTTTTAAAAGACATGAT contains:
- the murI gene encoding glutamate racemase, giving the protein MKKSIGIFDSGVGGLTVFKAVKDALPDQNIIYFGDTARVPYGSKSENTIVNYSLQNAAFLLQQNIKLLIVACNTSSAFALDKLREQFEIPIIGVIEPGAKTALSVTKNNRIGVIGTEGTIKSLAYQKELRKQNPDCKVFAKPTPLLVPLVEENWIDHSVTKQVIAEYLDELLRLDIDTLIMGCTHYPVLKDMIKSVVGDSIELVDSAEAVANVVNEKYSGKNSILKGEYNFFVSDNPEKFKILGERIIQSELENVHKVFFTESWIQK